In a single window of the Halobaculum lipolyticum genome:
- a CDS encoding metal-dependent hydrolase family protein, whose protein sequence is MHVLRGGTVVDVDGVREADVAVADDGIVAVGDVGRGDTETDVSGQFVAPGLIDAHVHLMMDGRPDVATAQTMSDYEHAYVVASNLRSAVEAGVTTVRDLGANGDIALDAGRAVAAGRLDGPRVLACGRNVVMTGGHGHWFGREADGPDEVRKAAREQLKRGADVVKCMATGGVLTEGAQVGGPELTYDELSALVDAAGAKGVPTAAHAHGKEGLLNAVDAGITSIEHGTFMDREAANAMAAEGTYWVPTAAALKNIVENPDSGIPRSAMEKAQEAAEAFESSFEHAEAAGVDVAMGTDAGTPFNYFDNIADELAYMVEYGLSPEAALEAATVTAADLCGLDDVGRVAEDHRADLVVLDANPAEDADAWQEPSAVFAAGERVV, encoded by the coding sequence ATGCACGTACTCAGAGGCGGCACCGTCGTCGACGTCGACGGGGTCCGCGAGGCCGACGTGGCGGTCGCGGACGACGGGATCGTCGCCGTTGGCGACGTCGGACGCGGCGACACGGAGACCGACGTGAGCGGGCAGTTCGTCGCGCCGGGGCTGATCGACGCGCACGTCCACCTCATGATGGACGGGCGGCCCGACGTGGCGACCGCGCAGACGATGAGCGACTACGAGCACGCGTACGTCGTCGCGTCGAACCTCCGGAGCGCCGTCGAGGCGGGTGTCACCACCGTCCGCGACCTCGGCGCCAACGGCGACATCGCCCTCGACGCCGGCCGCGCCGTCGCGGCGGGCCGGCTCGACGGCCCGCGCGTACTCGCGTGCGGGAGGAACGTCGTGATGACCGGCGGGCACGGCCACTGGTTCGGTCGCGAGGCCGACGGTCCCGACGAGGTCCGCAAGGCCGCCCGCGAGCAGCTCAAGCGCGGCGCCGACGTGGTGAAGTGCATGGCGACCGGCGGCGTGCTCACCGAGGGCGCACAGGTCGGCGGGCCCGAACTCACCTACGACGAACTGTCGGCGCTCGTCGACGCCGCGGGCGCGAAGGGCGTCCCGACGGCCGCCCACGCCCACGGGAAGGAGGGCCTGCTCAACGCCGTCGACGCCGGGATCACCAGCATCGAGCACGGGACGTTCATGGACCGGGAGGCGGCGAACGCGATGGCCGCCGAGGGGACCTACTGGGTGCCGACCGCCGCCGCGCTGAAGAACATCGTCGAGAACCCCGACTCCGGCATCCCCCGCTCCGCGATGGAGAAGGCACAGGAGGCCGCCGAGGCGTTCGAGTCGTCGTTCGAACACGCCGAGGCCGCGGGCGTCGACGTCGCGATGGGGACCGACGCCGGCACGCCGTTCAACTACTTCGACAACATCGCCGACGAGTTGGCGTACATGGTGGAGTACGGGCTGTCCCCCGAGGCGGCGCTGGAGGCCGCCACCGTCACCGCCGCCGACCTGTGTGGACTCGACGACGTGGGTCGGGTGGCGGAGGACCACCGCGCCGACTTGGTCGTCCTCGACGCGAACCCCGCCGAGGACGCCGACGCCTGGCAGGAGCCGAGCGCCGTCTTCGCCGCCGGCGAGCGCGTGGTCTGA
- a CDS encoding amidase yields MNPDRSGEALAPVARALRSGETTPREYAATVRDRIDARDDAVRAWVDGAKSREWLVAEAEAVERRHPVDDPGERPPLFGVPVGVKDIFHVDGLPTYAGSDLPPGELAGPTATAVRRLREAGALVAGKTHTTEFAYFDPAPTRNPHDLDHTPGGSSSGSAAAVANGTTPLALGTQTVGSVIRPAAFCGVVGFKPTFGRVPTDGVIPLSRSVDHVGYFTRDVAGARLAGSVLLDDWRPDDARDGDRPTLGVPDGPYLDQTTDSGRRAFEAALDALANDGYDVVRARAFDDIGAVNDRHDSLVAADAALAHGDWYAEYDDRYADATADLIEEGRDTPVATVVEGRRGRGELRASLAAVAADRGVDAWVAPAAPGPAPEGLEDTGDPVMNLPWTHAGVPTVGLPAGSVDGLPVGVQVAADFGDDERLLDWADELASALRGAA; encoded by the coding sequence GTGAACCCCGACCGCTCAGGCGAGGCGCTCGCCCCCGTCGCCCGCGCGCTCCGTTCCGGCGAGACGACGCCGAGGGAGTACGCGGCTACCGTCCGTGACCGGATCGACGCGCGCGACGACGCCGTCCGCGCGTGGGTCGACGGCGCGAAGTCCCGCGAGTGGCTCGTCGCCGAGGCCGAGGCGGTGGAACGGCGCCACCCCGTCGACGACCCCGGCGAGCGCCCGCCCCTGTTCGGCGTTCCGGTGGGCGTGAAGGACATCTTCCACGTGGACGGACTCCCGACGTACGCGGGGTCGGACCTCCCGCCGGGCGAACTCGCCGGACCGACGGCGACGGCGGTTCGCCGGCTCCGCGAGGCCGGCGCGCTCGTCGCCGGCAAGACCCACACGACCGAGTTCGCCTACTTCGACCCGGCACCGACACGAAACCCCCACGACCTCGACCACACGCCCGGCGGCTCCTCCAGCGGGTCGGCCGCGGCGGTCGCGAACGGGACGACGCCGCTCGCGCTGGGGACCCAGACCGTCGGCTCCGTGATCAGACCGGCCGCCTTCTGCGGGGTCGTCGGCTTCAAGCCGACGTTCGGTCGCGTCCCGACCGACGGGGTGATCCCGCTGTCGCGCTCGGTCGATCACGTCGGCTACTTCACCCGCGACGTCGCCGGCGCGCGCCTCGCGGGGTCGGTCCTGCTGGACGACTGGCGCCCCGACGACGCGCGCGACGGCGACCGCCCCACGCTCGGTGTCCCGGACGGGCCGTACCTCGACCAGACGACCGACTCGGGGCGCCGCGCGTTCGAGGCCGCCCTCGACGCGCTCGCGAACGACGGGTACGACGTCGTCCGCGCGCGAGCGTTCGACGACATCGGGGCGGTGAACGACCGGCACGACAGCCTCGTCGCCGCCGACGCCGCGCTCGCGCACGGCGACTGGTACGCCGAGTACGACGACCGCTACGCCGACGCCACCGCCGATCTGATCGAGGAGGGACGCGACACCCCGGTCGCCACGGTGGTCGAGGGCCGCCGCGGCCGCGGTGAACTGCGCGCGTCGTTGGCGGCCGTCGCCGCCGACCGCGGCGTCGACGCGTGGGTCGCTCCCGCGGCGCCGGGACCGGCCCCCGAGGGACTCGAGGACACCGGCGACCCCGTCATGAACCTCCCGTGGACCCACGCCGGAGTCCCGACGGTCGGGCTGCCCGCCGGCTCCGTCGACGGGCTCCCCGTCGGGGTGCAGGTCGCCGCCGACTTCGGCGACGACGAGCGCCTGCTCGACTGGGCCGACGAGCTCGCATCCGCCCTCCGGGGCGCCGCCTGA
- a CDS encoding ABC transporter substrate-binding protein, with translation MAREIDRRDVLKGAGAAGVVGLAGCITQNESGGGGGGGGGGGDTEDTESGMETTEDSSGSMRTVRHSVLMPLTGDLASLGGPIRDGGTLPVKQLRAAGDMPVSFDQTVEDTQTDPQAGIQAANALANAGYPTVTGPASSGVNLQVTQQVFIPNGMVGCSPSSTSPNVTTLDDNDLVFRTAPSDALQGQVMAQVADNELGNSSASVMYVNNDYGQALANSFAEAFEDNHSGTVQQQIAFEQEQSSYTSPLSTAMDNSPSMLVVIGYPASGIQIFRDFYANYNNDTDVLVTDGLVDPTLPDEVGNDMANVFATTPQATGPGQSEFQELYQDEYDRAPGVFNAHAYDASAVCLLANVVAGSNDGNAIKEEMRTVANPNDGMEVTPGNLAEGLRAAAEGESVYYQGASSSVDFDENGDMTAVTYAFLQYNTDMEGNVEELSTIDFEA, from the coding sequence ATGGCACGAGAGATCGATCGCCGGGACGTCCTGAAGGGCGCCGGTGCCGCAGGCGTCGTCGGACTCGCCGGATGTATCACGCAGAACGAATCGGGCGGTGGCGGCGGTGGCGGTGGCGGCGGCGGCGACACCGAGGACACCGAGTCGGGGATGGAGACGACCGAGGACTCGTCGGGTTCGATGCGGACCGTCCGTCACTCGGTGTTGATGCCGCTCACGGGCGACCTCGCGTCGCTCGGCGGACCGATCCGCGACGGCGGTACGCTGCCCGTGAAGCAGCTCCGCGCCGCGGGCGACATGCCCGTCTCGTTCGACCAGACGGTCGAGGACACCCAGACCGACCCGCAGGCGGGGATCCAGGCGGCGAACGCGCTCGCCAACGCCGGCTACCCGACGGTCACGGGTCCGGCGTCCTCGGGCGTGAACCTGCAGGTGACCCAGCAGGTGTTCATCCCCAACGGCATGGTCGGCTGTTCGCCCTCGTCGACGTCGCCGAACGTGACGACGCTCGACGACAACGACCTCGTGTTCCGGACGGCGCCCTCCGACGCGCTGCAGGGACAGGTGATGGCGCAGGTCGCCGACAACGAACTCGGTAACTCCAGCGCCTCGGTCATGTACGTGAACAACGACTACGGGCAGGCGCTGGCCAACTCGTTCGCGGAGGCGTTCGAGGACAACCACTCCGGGACCGTCCAGCAACAGATCGCGTTCGAGCAGGAGCAGTCCAGCTACACCTCGCCGCTGTCGACGGCGATGGACAACTCCCCGAGCATGCTCGTGGTGATCGGCTACCCGGCCTCCGGGATCCAGATCTTCCGCGACTTTTACGCGAACTACAACAACGACACGGACGTGCTCGTCACCGACGGGCTGGTCGACCCGACGCTCCCCGACGAGGTCGGGAACGACATGGCGAACGTGTTCGCCACGACGCCGCAGGCGACCGGTCCCGGCCAGTCGGAGTTCCAGGAGCTGTACCAGGACGAGTACGACCGCGCGCCCGGCGTGTTCAACGCCCACGCGTACGACGCCTCCGCGGTGTGCCTGCTCGCGAACGTCGTCGCCGGCTCGAACGACGGCAACGCGATCAAAGAGGAGATGCGCACCGTCGCCAACCCGAACGACGGGATGGAGGTCACGCCCGGGAACCTGGCGGAGGGGCTGCGCGCCGCCGCCGAGGGCGAGTCCGTCTACTACCAGGGCGCCTCCTCGTCGGTCGACTTCGACGAGAACGGCGACATGACCGCGGTCACGTACGCCTTCCTGCAGTACAACACCGACATGGAGGGCAACGTCGAGGAGCTGTCCACCATCGACTTCGAGGCCTGA
- a CDS encoding DUF7563 family protein, with the protein MPECTNCGGFVTERYVRVFAPDGLENVRVCPNCEDKLRDGADVREARSKRT; encoded by the coding sequence ATGCCGGAGTGTACCAACTGTGGTGGGTTCGTAACGGAGCGGTACGTCCGGGTGTTCGCGCCCGACGGGCTGGAGAACGTCCGGGTGTGTCCGAACTGCGAGGACAAGCTCCGGGACGGCGCCGACGTCCGCGAAGCGCGCTCGAAGCGGACCTGA
- a CDS encoding DUF1328 domain-containing protein codes for MVTVSAPTSTLATATALPLQLSGEFLQYALVFFVLAIVAAVLGARGVAGLSMTIAKWLVIVFLVLALVSLLL; via the coding sequence ATGGTCACCGTATCCGCGCCGACGTCGACGCTCGCGACGGCAACCGCGCTCCCGCTCCAACTGTCCGGGGAGTTCCTCCAGTACGCGCTCGTGTTCTTCGTGCTCGCGATCGTCGCGGCCGTCCTCGGCGCGCGCGGCGTCGCGGGACTCAGCATGACGATCGCGAAGTGGCTCGTGATCGTGTTTCTCGTCCTCGCGCTCGTCTCGCTGCTCCTGTGA